In a single window of the Salvelinus alpinus chromosome 15, SLU_Salpinus.1, whole genome shotgun sequence genome:
- the LOC139540053 gene encoding transcription initiation factor TFIID subunit 4-like isoform X2, translating into MAGASDPLEDMLFNEVDEKAVSDLVGSLESQLVSQKTSPATYSDIKREGSTGTVSQFSGKVRDQVGSLEPPQQGHPKAVLNAEPCANLAISNKSITASTSSITTGGIINAGTNLQTHGAASRIISPAPPGSVTLPAQTTSFNRGTVLGPAEISVVTAPNSNPTTTTAIRTPSPGLQSFNGSPGAVKLVNSPAAAPQIGSGGNTVISTASAGNSNIIVSMASQPPSLPNYPVSQSAVAFVTPTVTLQRHPSPMASASQNGVIDPKVSAVVTQGAGSPGATTSQVMNRNNTLINTTMVAPNQPVSAGQSIILGGSPSPVVNSPISQAQSVASPTLTAGVKPTVNGVGQPTVTIVRPPGAPVMTTSVQQQRPGLVASPTRTVAPQMVVRPPQQTTIQLPPGFTIPPGMVLVRTDTGQLVMVPQQVLAQAQAKTQQGQAAVSNISPRPATATAGATIRVGTPSQAPCTTQAVRLASPVQARMLQSPSPTSSAIQAITVAPAGASVSVKMTTPQKAQTVITGGQALAKPGAVRPSITFNTAASASTTPTMVTAPVSQEMQENVKKCKNFLSTLIKLASHNSPSPDTSKNVKALVQDLLDAKIEPEEFTTRLQAELKSSPQPYLIPFLKKSLPALRLSLLNNQQSLLASTNAAALAAASNTNTSTIRARLPTTVGPATGMVRTPTTALGVRRPGVQGVQTRMPMVIPQTIRPQGTVARGLTIIAGRSPVGIGAQASANQKKLNEPGGGTFRDDDDINDVASMAGVNLNEENARIMATNSELVGTKIRSCKDEAFLPPGLLHRRIMETAKRFGVTEVPAEAVNYISHATQARLRSMLEKVSTIAQHRTDGGKDEEWYEPSTDVRAQLRFFEQLDRMEKQRKDEQEREVLLKAAKSRARQEDPEQARLKAKAKEMQQAEQAQIRQREANLTALAAIGPRKKRKMDSPGGSTSGTEVALGSGAGSSTAASSRQQLRQRITRVNLRDFIFCLEQERATSRSLLLYKALLK; encoded by the exons ATGGCGGGAGCCTCCGACCCACTGGAGGACATGCTCTTCAATGAGGTAGACGAAAAAGCAGTAAGTGACTTAGTTGGCTCTTTGGAATCGCAACTTGTCAGCCAAAAGACTTCGCCCGCCACATATTCCGATATCAAGCGAGAAGGATCTACGGGCACTGTCAGCCAGTTCTCAGGGAAAGTGCGTGATCAAGTGGGGTCTCTGGAGCCGCCACAACAAGGACACCCAAAAGCGGTGTTAAACGCGGAACCCTGCGCCAATCTGGCGATTTCGAATAAGAGTATCACCGCTTCTACCTCTTCCATCACTACTGGGGGCATTATAAACGCTGGTACCAATTTACAAACACATGGAGCCGCATCTCGCATCATTTCCCCCGCACCACCAGGATCGGTAACTTTGCCTGCTCAGACGACTAGCTTCAACAGAGGGACTGTTTTGGGTCCAGCTGAAATATCGGTGGTGACTGCTCCGAACTCAaaccccacaacaacaacagctatcAGGACTCCTTCACCTGGATTACAGAGTTTTAACGGTAGCCCTGGAGCTGTGAAGTTGGTCAACTCGCCAGCTGCTGCTCCCCAAATCGGGTCAGGCGGCAACACTGTTATAAGTACTGCCAGTGCGGGCAACTCAAATATCATTGTGTCTATGGCTTCACAGCCTCCTTCTCTACCAAACTATCCTGTATCTCAATCTGCTGTGGCATTTGTTACTCCCACTGTTACATTGCAAAGGCATCCCAGCCCCATGGCCAGTGCCTCACAGAATGGAGTAATAGACCCTAAGGTTTCTGCAGTGGTCACACAGGGTGCAGGTTCTCCGGGGGCCACCACCTCTCAGGTCATGAACCGCAATAACACTCTCATTAACACTACAATGGTGGCACCCAACCAGCCAGTCTCTGCTGGCCAATCAATAATTCTCGGAGGGTCTCCCTCTCCTGTTGTGAACTCACCCATAAGCCAGGCACAGAGTGTGGCGAGTCCCACTCTCACAGCCGGGGTGAAACCAACGGTTAACGGAGTTGGTCAGCCCACGGTGACCATCGTGAGGCCCCCCGGTGCTCCTGTGATGACCACCTCCGTGCAGCAGCAGAGACCTGGGCTGGTAGCGAGTCCCACGAGGACTGTGGCACCACAGATGGTCGTCAGACCACCACAGCAGACCACCATTCAGTTACCCCCTGGATTTACCATACCACCCG GTATGGTGCTGGTGCGTACAGACACAGGCCAGCTGGTAATGGTTCCTCAGCAGGTTCTAGCCCAGGCTCAGGCTAAGACCCAACAAGGCCAGGCAGCTGTCTCTAACATCTCCCCCCGGCCTGCTACAGCTACCGCTGGGGCCACCATCAGAGTCGGTACTCCCAGCCAG GCCCCTTGTACAACCCAGGCTGTTCGTCTGGCCTCCCCTGTCCAGGCCAGAATGTTGCAGTCCCCCTCTCCCACCAGCTCTGCTATACAG GCGATAACCGTGGCTCCTGCAGGTGCGTCTGTGTCGGTGaaaatgaccacccctcagaaGGCCCAGACAGTGATCACAGGGGGTCAAGCCCTGGCCAAGCCTGGTGCTGTACGGCCCTCTATAACCTTTAACACTGCAGCCAGTGCCTCCACAACCCCTACAATGGTAACTGCACCAGTCTCCCAG GAAATGCAAGAGAATGTGAAGAAGTGTAAGAACTTCCTGTCCACCCTGATCAAGCTGGCGTCCCACAACTCCCCATCTCCAGACACATCCAAGAACGTCAAGGCCCTGGTGCAGGATCTTCTG GATGCTAAAATTGAGCCTGAGGAGTTCACCACACGTCTGCAGGCTGAGCTGAAGTCCTCTCCGCAGCCGTACCTCATCCCCTTCCTCAAG AAAAGCCTTCCTGCCCTGCGGCTGTCCCTGCTCAACAACCAGCAGTCTCTGCTGGCCTCCACCAACGCTGCGGCCCTGGCCGCTGCCTCCAATACTAACACCAGCACTATCAGGGCCCGGCTCCCCACCACCGTCGGCCCCGCCACAGGCATGGTCAGGACACCCACCACTGCTCTG GGTGTGAgaagaccaggggttcagggggTCCAGACTCGCATGCCGATGGTCATCCCTCAGACCATCCGGCCACAAG GCACAGTTGCAAGAGGACTCACTATTATTGCAGGCAGATCTCCTGTGGGCATTGGTGCCCAGGCCTCTGCCAATCAGAAGAAGCTGAATGAGCCTGGAGGCGGGACGTTCAG AGATGATGATGACATCAATGACGTGGCGTCCATGGCGGGGGTGAACCTGAACGAGGAGAACGCCCGCATCATGGCCACCAACTCTGAGCTGGTGGGCACCAAGATCCGCTCCTGTAAGGACGAGGCCTTCCTCCCACCAGGCCTGCTGCACAGACGCATCATGGAGACCG CCAAGAGGTTTGGGGTGACAGAAGTCCCAGCTGAGGCAGTGAACTACATCTCCCATGCTACCCAGGCCAGGCTGAGATCCATGCTAGAGAAAGTGTCAACTATCGCCCAGCACCGCACTGACGGGGGCAAG GATGAGGAGTGGTATGAGCCGTCGACGGACGTCAGGGCCCAGCTCCGCTTCTTTGAGCAGCTGGACAGGATGGAGAAACAAAGGAAGGACGAGCAGGAGAGGGAGGTCCTACTCAAGGCTGCCAAG AGTCGCGCCAGGCAGGAGGACCCGGAGCAAGCTCGGTTGAAGGCGAAAGCTAAAGAG
- the LOC139540053 gene encoding transcription initiation factor TFIID subunit 4-like isoform X1, whose amino-acid sequence MAGASDPLEDMLFNEVDEKAVSDLVGSLESQLVSQKTSPATYSDIKREGSTGTVSQFSGKVRDQVGSLEPPQQGHPKAVLNAEPCANLAISNKSITASTSSITTGGIINAGTNLQTHGAASRIISPAPPGSVTLPAQTTSFNRGTVLGPAEISVVTAPNSNPTTTTAIRTPSPGLQSFNGSPGAVKLVNSPAAAPQIGSGGNTVISTASAGNSNIIVSMASQPPSLPNYPVSQSAVAFVTPTVTLQRHPSPMASASQNGVIDPKVSAVVTQGAGSPGATTSQVMNRNNTLINTTMVAPNQPVSAGQSIILGGSPSPVVNSPISQAQSVASPTLTAGVKPTVNGVGQPTVTIVRPPGAPVMTTSVQQQRPGLVASPTRTVAPQMVVRPPQQTTIQLPPGFTIPPGMVLVRTDTGQLVMVPQQVLAQAQAKTQQGQAAVSNISPRPATATAGATIRVGTPSQAPCTTQAVRLASPVQARMLQSPSPTSSAIQKAITVAPAGASVSVKMTTPQKAQTVITGGQALAKPGAVRPSITFNTAASASTTPTMVTAPVSQEMQENVKKCKNFLSTLIKLASHNSPSPDTSKNVKALVQDLLDAKIEPEEFTTRLQAELKSSPQPYLIPFLKKSLPALRLSLLNNQQSLLASTNAAALAAASNTNTSTIRARLPTTVGPATGMVRTPTTALGVRRPGVQGVQTRMPMVIPQTIRPQGTVARGLTIIAGRSPVGIGAQASANQKKLNEPGGGTFRDDDDINDVASMAGVNLNEENARIMATNSELVGTKIRSCKDEAFLPPGLLHRRIMETAKRFGVTEVPAEAVNYISHATQARLRSMLEKVSTIAQHRTDGGKDEEWYEPSTDVRAQLRFFEQLDRMEKQRKDEQEREVLLKAAKSRARQEDPEQARLKAKAKEMQQAEQAQIRQREANLTALAAIGPRKKRKMDSPGGSTSGTEVALGSGAGSSTAASSRQQLRQRITRVNLRDFIFCLEQERATSRSLLLYKALLK is encoded by the exons ATGGCGGGAGCCTCCGACCCACTGGAGGACATGCTCTTCAATGAGGTAGACGAAAAAGCAGTAAGTGACTTAGTTGGCTCTTTGGAATCGCAACTTGTCAGCCAAAAGACTTCGCCCGCCACATATTCCGATATCAAGCGAGAAGGATCTACGGGCACTGTCAGCCAGTTCTCAGGGAAAGTGCGTGATCAAGTGGGGTCTCTGGAGCCGCCACAACAAGGACACCCAAAAGCGGTGTTAAACGCGGAACCCTGCGCCAATCTGGCGATTTCGAATAAGAGTATCACCGCTTCTACCTCTTCCATCACTACTGGGGGCATTATAAACGCTGGTACCAATTTACAAACACATGGAGCCGCATCTCGCATCATTTCCCCCGCACCACCAGGATCGGTAACTTTGCCTGCTCAGACGACTAGCTTCAACAGAGGGACTGTTTTGGGTCCAGCTGAAATATCGGTGGTGACTGCTCCGAACTCAaaccccacaacaacaacagctatcAGGACTCCTTCACCTGGATTACAGAGTTTTAACGGTAGCCCTGGAGCTGTGAAGTTGGTCAACTCGCCAGCTGCTGCTCCCCAAATCGGGTCAGGCGGCAACACTGTTATAAGTACTGCCAGTGCGGGCAACTCAAATATCATTGTGTCTATGGCTTCACAGCCTCCTTCTCTACCAAACTATCCTGTATCTCAATCTGCTGTGGCATTTGTTACTCCCACTGTTACATTGCAAAGGCATCCCAGCCCCATGGCCAGTGCCTCACAGAATGGAGTAATAGACCCTAAGGTTTCTGCAGTGGTCACACAGGGTGCAGGTTCTCCGGGGGCCACCACCTCTCAGGTCATGAACCGCAATAACACTCTCATTAACACTACAATGGTGGCACCCAACCAGCCAGTCTCTGCTGGCCAATCAATAATTCTCGGAGGGTCTCCCTCTCCTGTTGTGAACTCACCCATAAGCCAGGCACAGAGTGTGGCGAGTCCCACTCTCACAGCCGGGGTGAAACCAACGGTTAACGGAGTTGGTCAGCCCACGGTGACCATCGTGAGGCCCCCCGGTGCTCCTGTGATGACCACCTCCGTGCAGCAGCAGAGACCTGGGCTGGTAGCGAGTCCCACGAGGACTGTGGCACCACAGATGGTCGTCAGACCACCACAGCAGACCACCATTCAGTTACCCCCTGGATTTACCATACCACCCG GTATGGTGCTGGTGCGTACAGACACAGGCCAGCTGGTAATGGTTCCTCAGCAGGTTCTAGCCCAGGCTCAGGCTAAGACCCAACAAGGCCAGGCAGCTGTCTCTAACATCTCCCCCCGGCCTGCTACAGCTACCGCTGGGGCCACCATCAGAGTCGGTACTCCCAGCCAG GCCCCTTGTACAACCCAGGCTGTTCGTCTGGCCTCCCCTGTCCAGGCCAGAATGTTGCAGTCCCCCTCTCCCACCAGCTCTGCTATACAG AAGGCGATAACCGTGGCTCCTGCAGGTGCGTCTGTGTCGGTGaaaatgaccacccctcagaaGGCCCAGACAGTGATCACAGGGGGTCAAGCCCTGGCCAAGCCTGGTGCTGTACGGCCCTCTATAACCTTTAACACTGCAGCCAGTGCCTCCACAACCCCTACAATGGTAACTGCACCAGTCTCCCAG GAAATGCAAGAGAATGTGAAGAAGTGTAAGAACTTCCTGTCCACCCTGATCAAGCTGGCGTCCCACAACTCCCCATCTCCAGACACATCCAAGAACGTCAAGGCCCTGGTGCAGGATCTTCTG GATGCTAAAATTGAGCCTGAGGAGTTCACCACACGTCTGCAGGCTGAGCTGAAGTCCTCTCCGCAGCCGTACCTCATCCCCTTCCTCAAG AAAAGCCTTCCTGCCCTGCGGCTGTCCCTGCTCAACAACCAGCAGTCTCTGCTGGCCTCCACCAACGCTGCGGCCCTGGCCGCTGCCTCCAATACTAACACCAGCACTATCAGGGCCCGGCTCCCCACCACCGTCGGCCCCGCCACAGGCATGGTCAGGACACCCACCACTGCTCTG GGTGTGAgaagaccaggggttcagggggTCCAGACTCGCATGCCGATGGTCATCCCTCAGACCATCCGGCCACAAG GCACAGTTGCAAGAGGACTCACTATTATTGCAGGCAGATCTCCTGTGGGCATTGGTGCCCAGGCCTCTGCCAATCAGAAGAAGCTGAATGAGCCTGGAGGCGGGACGTTCAG AGATGATGATGACATCAATGACGTGGCGTCCATGGCGGGGGTGAACCTGAACGAGGAGAACGCCCGCATCATGGCCACCAACTCTGAGCTGGTGGGCACCAAGATCCGCTCCTGTAAGGACGAGGCCTTCCTCCCACCAGGCCTGCTGCACAGACGCATCATGGAGACCG CCAAGAGGTTTGGGGTGACAGAAGTCCCAGCTGAGGCAGTGAACTACATCTCCCATGCTACCCAGGCCAGGCTGAGATCCATGCTAGAGAAAGTGTCAACTATCGCCCAGCACCGCACTGACGGGGGCAAG GATGAGGAGTGGTATGAGCCGTCGACGGACGTCAGGGCCCAGCTCCGCTTCTTTGAGCAGCTGGACAGGATGGAGAAACAAAGGAAGGACGAGCAGGAGAGGGAGGTCCTACTCAAGGCTGCCAAG AGTCGCGCCAGGCAGGAGGACCCGGAGCAAGCTCGGTTGAAGGCGAAAGCTAAAGAG